A region of Candidatus Polarisedimenticolia bacterium DNA encodes the following proteins:
- a CDS encoding M1 family aminopeptidase codes for MRRLAFVPIVLSLSLPAAGTAALAGFDDLEKSFDAYYRTGLDTANVVAVENLTLQKDAMTLLLKKGVLVPMLPIEGEVTGAIFVGEGTASLTPPTPMDAWFLKKNYGAPQFSEKFTALFMRFSDGTEKSFPKAAPGTDTTTVTTGLDAIVKAFKERQGVADGWLGTFDMDMHYLDNRIGGIKGQEFFYAQLQTQKWGWVTFSFDLGKVLEVNLGHDRTVGAYRDYLAWAEFHRKEDYQQGRYVMMPAADSKDLIDVLQTDMAVSIPTTKTVEIDAKIRFKALAQPVSAVRFDLVNQYGNVSWRDASRPVKVESVEDAQGNVLPHLHKRDELLIRLSKPIQAGEEFVVRVRAKEDTIIQATAESYLLYNIYPWYPQYHFPYGRTSFDFNIEIQKPLIAAGSGHVVRRWENKETKMDGVELRMDEQVASPSILFGRFQNETGVLNSEVSGQPVNVGVYAFPVQTYTITDPQELEDMGLKTPVSGTITIPQGKMKGILEETQNVIKLYEKLYGPFPYHDLQVAQAYPGFGYGQGPPGLVQLDGFAFQSQAELETDFLHEFLSHEVGHQYWGNCLGEANDRETWLSESFAEYSAGLYVQALLGNRRFQQKMNDWKKNARQADPVAPIALATAVSGDNAGKYYTQLVYDKGPLVVHMIRMQMGNDNYVKAMTGLMTKYRHQNITTEILSKELGLVTRYNWDYFFDQWFRGVGIPEIHCKWKATPKDGKYLFEMTLSQKDSENFKKILALPVVWHGASKEQVAQKDLPFAKQGQVVQVMLPFEPKGVEVDPNHNLLADIVMDK; via the coding sequence ATGCGAAGGCTCGCTTTCGTCCCCATCGTCCTGTCTCTCTCGCTCCCCGCCGCCGGCACGGCGGCCCTCGCCGGCTTCGACGATCTCGAGAAATCGTTCGACGCCTATTACCGGACCGGCCTCGACACGGCGAACGTCGTCGCCGTGGAGAACCTGACTCTCCAGAAGGACGCCATGACCCTGCTGCTCAAGAAAGGGGTCCTGGTGCCGATGCTGCCGATCGAAGGCGAGGTGACAGGGGCGATCTTCGTGGGCGAAGGAACCGCCTCGCTGACGCCGCCGACGCCGATGGACGCCTGGTTCCTCAAGAAGAACTACGGCGCGCCGCAATTCTCGGAGAAGTTCACCGCTCTTTTCATGCGCTTCTCGGACGGGACCGAGAAGAGCTTTCCCAAAGCTGCCCCGGGCACCGACACCACCACCGTTACGACCGGTCTGGACGCCATCGTGAAGGCTTTCAAGGAGCGCCAGGGGGTCGCCGACGGATGGCTCGGGACGTTCGACATGGACATGCACTATCTCGACAACCGCATCGGCGGAATCAAGGGCCAGGAGTTCTTCTACGCGCAGCTCCAGACGCAGAAATGGGGCTGGGTCACGTTCTCCTTCGATCTCGGCAAGGTCCTTGAGGTCAATCTGGGCCACGACCGGACCGTCGGAGCGTATCGGGACTACCTGGCTTGGGCGGAGTTCCACCGCAAGGAGGACTATCAGCAGGGCCGCTACGTGATGATGCCGGCGGCGGACAGCAAGGACCTCATCGATGTCCTGCAGACCGACATGGCGGTGTCGATCCCTACCACCAAGACCGTTGAGATCGACGCGAAGATCAGATTCAAGGCTCTGGCGCAGCCTGTCTCAGCCGTTCGGTTCGATCTCGTGAACCAGTACGGCAATGTCTCCTGGAGGGACGCGTCCCGTCCCGTGAAAGTCGAGTCGGTCGAGGACGCGCAGGGCAACGTCCTTCCCCATCTGCACAAGCGCGACGAGCTTCTGATTCGTCTGAGCAAGCCGATCCAGGCCGGCGAGGAGTTCGTCGTCAGGGTTCGGGCGAAAGAGGACACCATCATCCAGGCGACCGCCGAATCCTACCTCCTTTACAACATCTACCCGTGGTACCCGCAATATCATTTCCCGTACGGAAGGACCTCCTTCGACTTCAACATCGAGATTCAAAAACCGCTGATCGCCGCCGGCTCGGGTCACGTGGTCCGGAGGTGGGAAAACAAGGAAACGAAGATGGATGGAGTGGAATTGAGGATGGACGAGCAGGTCGCCTCGCCCAGCATCCTCTTCGGACGTTTTCAAAACGAGACTGGGGTTCTCAACAGCGAGGTGTCCGGGCAACCCGTGAACGTCGGCGTTTACGCATTCCCCGTGCAGACCTACACCATCACGGATCCACAGGAACTCGAGGACATGGGACTCAAGACGCCCGTCAGCGGCACGATCACCATTCCTCAAGGAAAGATGAAGGGGATTCTCGAAGAAACCCAGAACGTCATCAAGCTGTACGAGAAGCTCTATGGCCCCTTCCCCTATCACGACCTCCAGGTTGCCCAGGCCTATCCAGGCTTCGGATATGGCCAGGGCCCTCCAGGCCTGGTCCAGCTGGACGGCTTCGCGTTCCAATCCCAAGCCGAGCTGGAAACGGATTTCCTTCACGAGTTCCTTTCTCACGAGGTGGGCCATCAATACTGGGGGAATTGCCTGGGAGAGGCCAACGATCGGGAGACGTGGCTTTCGGAAAGCTTTGCAGAGTACTCCGCCGGGCTGTACGTCCAGGCGCTCCTGGGTAACAGGCGATTCCAACAGAAAATGAATGATTGGAAGAAAAACGCCCGGCAGGCCGATCCGGTGGCCCCGATTGCGCTGGCGACCGCGGTGAGCGGGGACAACGCGGGAAAATACTACACGCAGCTGGTCTACGACAAAGGCCCGCTGGTGGTCCACATGATCCGGATGCAGATGGGGAACGACAATTACGTCAAGGCGATGACCGGGCTCATGACGAAATACAGGCATCAGAACATCACGACCGAGATCCTCTCGAAGGAGCTGGGCCTCGTGACCAGGTACAACTGGGACTATTTCTTCGACCAGTGGTTCCGGGGGGTGGGGATTCCCGAGATTCACTGCAAATGGAAGGCGACGCCCAAGGACGGGAAATACCTGTTCGAGATGACCTTGAGCCAGAAGGACTCCGAGAATTTCAAGAAGATCCTGGCGCTGCCGGTCGTGTGGCACGGCGCGTCCAAGGAGCAGGTGGCCCAGAAGGACCTGCCGTTCGCCAAGCAGGGGCAGGTCGTGCAGGTGATGCTCCCGTTCGAGCCGAAGGGCGTGGAAGTGGATCCCAACCACAACCTCCTGGCCGACATCGTCATGGACAAATGA
- a CDS encoding PDZ domain-containing protein: MRRQTWLAMLALLVVAALPALAGHEGHQKCTHTTQECLDAMASKMKNSGWVGVELEINEENYLMTVKKVVPNSPAEAAGIEVGDVLFALNGVKFAKENEEAIKQVKKDWQPGQTVTYTLKRNGLDKQVDVTLAPMPADVLAAWIGNHMMEHVSTDIAEKGDKTDLKAAEKADLKDKAALGKKTK, from the coding sequence ATGCGGCGTCAAACGTGGCTGGCGATGCTCGCGCTGCTCGTCGTCGCGGCCTTGCCCGCTCTGGCGGGCCATGAAGGCCACCAGAAATGCACCCACACCACCCAGGAATGCCTGGATGCGATGGCGTCGAAGATGAAGAACAGCGGCTGGGTGGGCGTCGAGCTGGAGATCAACGAGGAGAATTACCTGATGACGGTGAAGAAGGTCGTGCCCAACAGCCCGGCCGAGGCCGCCGGCATCGAGGTCGGGGACGTCCTCTTCGCGCTTAACGGCGTGAAGTTCGCGAAGGAGAACGAGGAAGCGATCAAGCAGGTGAAGAAGGACTGGCAGCCCGGCCAGACGGTGACCTACACCCTGAAGCGCAACGGCCTGGACAAGCAGGTGGACGTGACGCTCGCTCCGATGCCGGCCGACGTTCTGGCGGCCTGGATCGGGAACCACATGATGGAGCACGTCTCGACGGACATCGCCGAGAAGGGCGACAAGACCGATCTCAAAGCGGCCGAGAAGGCCGATCTCAAGGACAAGGCCGCGCTGGGCAAGAAGACGAAGTAA
- the gatB gene encoding Asp-tRNA(Asn)/Glu-tRNA(Gln) amidotransferase subunit GatB: MRARATPGATMEFEPVIGLEVHAQLLTQSKIFCGCTTQFGNPPNHNTCPVCLGMPGVLPVLNKKAVEYAVKVGLAVGCEIQPRSLFARKNYFYPDLPKGYQISMYDRPLCTGGAITIETSGARKRIGLTRIHLEEDAGKSIHHADDRTYVDLNRAGVPLIEIVSEPDIASPEEAHAYLSALRTLLLYLGVCDGNMEEGSLRCDANVSVRPAGRKELGTKIELKNLNSFKFIQRALQYEIERQGEILRTGGKLTQESRLYSPDTGVTSSMRSKEEAHDYRYFPEPDLLPLIVSDPWIEEIRRALPELPLARKDRLVREYGLPAYDADVLTSSSGLCDYFETAARASGNPKGASNWVMGEVLRRLKEEKAEIADCPVPAERLAALIGLVSAGTLSGTLAKEVFEEMWRSRRSPEEIVRARGLTQVSDEPELLAIIEKVIAAHPGPLAQYRSGKEATFGFFMGQVMKATQGKGNPVVVQKLLKEKLRGA, from the coding sequence CTGCGAGCGCGCGCCACCCCCGGAGCGACGATGGAATTTGAGCCGGTCATCGGGCTCGAAGTGCACGCCCAGCTCCTGACCCAGAGCAAGATCTTCTGCGGGTGCACGACCCAATTCGGAAACCCTCCGAACCACAATACCTGCCCGGTCTGCCTGGGAATGCCCGGGGTCCTGCCGGTCCTGAACAAGAAGGCGGTCGAGTACGCCGTGAAGGTCGGCCTCGCCGTGGGCTGCGAGATTCAGCCGCGCAGCCTTTTCGCCCGGAAGAACTATTTCTATCCCGACCTTCCCAAGGGATACCAGATCTCGATGTACGACCGGCCGCTGTGCACGGGAGGCGCGATCACCATCGAGACGTCCGGCGCCCGCAAGCGCATCGGCCTGACCCGGATCCATCTCGAGGAGGACGCCGGGAAGTCGATCCACCACGCCGACGATCGGACCTACGTCGACTTGAACCGGGCCGGGGTGCCTCTCATCGAGATCGTCAGCGAGCCCGACATCGCCTCGCCCGAGGAGGCGCACGCCTACCTCTCGGCGCTGCGGACCCTCCTGCTCTACCTCGGCGTCTGCGACGGCAATATGGAGGAAGGCTCGCTGCGTTGCGACGCCAACGTCTCGGTACGGCCGGCCGGCCGCAAGGAGCTGGGCACCAAGATCGAGCTGAAGAACCTCAACTCGTTCAAGTTCATCCAGCGGGCCCTGCAGTACGAGATCGAGCGGCAGGGCGAAATCCTGCGGACGGGCGGGAAACTGACCCAGGAGAGCCGCCTCTACAGCCCCGACACCGGCGTCACCTCCTCGATGCGCAGCAAGGAGGAGGCGCACGACTACCGCTACTTTCCGGAGCCCGATCTGCTTCCCCTGATCGTCTCCGACCCCTGGATCGAGGAGATCCGCCGCGCTCTGCCTGAATTGCCTTTGGCCCGGAAGGACCGCCTGGTGCGGGAATACGGCCTTCCCGCCTACGACGCCGACGTGCTCACTTCCAGCTCGGGCCTCTGCGACTATTTCGAGACGGCCGCGCGGGCCTCCGGAAACCCGAAGGGAGCGAGCAACTGGGTGATGGGTGAGGTCCTGCGGAGGCTGAAGGAGGAGAAGGCGGAGATCGCAGACTGCCCCGTTCCCGCCGAGCGCCTGGCGGCGCTGATCGGCCTGGTGAGCGCCGGCACGCTCAGCGGGACGCTCGCCAAGGAGGTGTTCGAGGAGATGTGGCGCAGCCGGCGATCGCCGGAGGAAATCGTCCGGGCAAGGGGCCTGACGCAGGTGAGCGACGAGCCGGAACTGCTCGCGATCATCGAGAAAGTGATCGCCGCCCATCCCGGTCCTCTCGCCCAATACCGCTCCGGCAAGGAGGCCACGTTCGGCTTCTTCATGGGGCAGGTGATGAAGGCGACCCAGGGCAAGGGGAACCCCGTGGTCGTCCAGAAGCTGCTCAAGGAGAAGCTGCGGGGAGCCTAG
- the metK gene encoding methionine adenosyltransferase, translating to MATRLVVKPKGSREASNSVHYRFTSESVTEGHPDKVCDYVADSILDACLAQDRLSRVACEVLCKEGNVVLAGEITTRARVDYEAAARQAIREIGYTDPAEPFHADGVRITRFLTEQSPEISQGVLGTDPKVDQGAGDQGIMFGYATDETPELMPLPIFLAHRLSLTLSRDRHEGRQPWLRPDGKTQVSVIYEGGSPREVCDVLVSTQHAASAVRDEIRAYVAGDLASRALGSWHHAGIRFEANPTGSFVHGGPSADCGVTGRKIIVDSYGGAARHGGGAFSGKDPSKVDRSGAYFARFVARQVVQEGLARAAEVQVAYAIGVAKPMAVKVETFGTGDPRAAARFVENFDFRPAAIIERLDLLRPIYRQTTNYGHFGRPGLPWEI from the coding sequence ATGGCTACCCGGCTCGTCGTCAAGCCCAAAGGCTCGCGGGAGGCCTCGAACTCGGTTCATTACCGTTTCACCTCCGAGTCGGTCACGGAGGGGCATCCCGACAAGGTCTGCGACTACGTGGCCGATTCGATCCTGGACGCGTGTCTCGCCCAGGACCGGCTCAGCCGCGTCGCCTGCGAGGTCCTCTGCAAGGAAGGGAACGTCGTGCTCGCCGGAGAGATCACCACGCGGGCGCGGGTCGATTACGAGGCGGCGGCCCGTCAGGCGATCCGGGAGATCGGCTACACGGATCCGGCGGAGCCCTTTCACGCCGACGGGGTCCGGATCACCCGCTTCCTCACCGAGCAGTCCCCGGAGATCTCCCAGGGAGTCCTGGGGACCGATCCGAAGGTCGATCAGGGAGCGGGCGACCAGGGAATCATGTTCGGCTACGCGACGGACGAGACTCCGGAGCTGATGCCGCTTCCCATCTTCCTCGCCCACCGGCTGTCGCTCACGCTGTCCCGCGATCGCCACGAGGGCCGCCAGCCGTGGCTCCGCCCCGACGGAAAGACGCAAGTCTCGGTGATCTACGAGGGCGGGTCGCCGCGGGAGGTGTGCGACGTCCTCGTCTCCACGCAGCACGCGGCTTCCGCCGTCCGGGACGAGATCCGGGCCTACGTGGCGGGCGATCTCGCGTCGCGCGCCCTGGGCTCCTGGCACCACGCGGGGATCCGGTTCGAGGCGAACCCGACCGGCAGCTTCGTCCATGGCGGGCCGTCCGCCGACTGCGGGGTGACGGGAAGGAAGATCATCGTCGACTCCTACGGCGGCGCGGCGCGTCACGGCGGCGGCGCGTTCAGTGGAAAGGATCCCTCCAAGGTCGACCGCAGCGGAGCCTACTTCGCCCGCTTCGTGGCGCGGCAGGTGGTGCAGGAAGGGCTCGCGCGGGCGGCCGAGGTGCAGGTCGCCTACGCGATCGGAGTGGCGAAGCCGATGGCGGTGAAAGTGGAGACGTTCGGCACGGGCGATCCGCGGGCGGCGGCGCGCTTCGTCGAGAATTTCGATTTCCGCCCCGCCGCGATCATCGAGCGGCTGGATCTCCTCCGCCCGATCTACCGCCAGACCACGAACTACGGCCATTTCGGCCGGCCGGGCCTTCCCTGGGAGATCTGA
- a CDS encoding HAMP domain-containing sensor histidine kinase: MLRDLARKHTLVLGFLAVLLPLLVLLGLQLVWLGHLRRTTALAHQAALHTFVESIATDIQYYYRSAAERALDVPAALLTQGRLDRIAHQWKMKPPECAKRLFLVDFTRERFGNFLVFDPATQSLKTPPASDESMAIILAATPWQVLRFKWAGSQPSSLMVDERDPNYRIIVNPILNEASDVVGVAGMILDEEFFRKKLLPSLVHKALPAFFPQASPEYVTVTVKNLRGAPVFKAGGQEAKDVAVSVRIPFVFTDWTMVLSSAGNTPEKLARRSFAFNLTLAALLAVALLGGVLFSLRAASRAITLSEMKSDFVSNVSHELRTPLASIRVFAELLRLGRVQSPDKVREYGEYIEVESRRLTGLINNILDFARIESGRKSYRFAPADPGEVLAAVLKSFEIRLASAGFRLSFQKPVEPLPPAAMDADAVAQALHNLLDNAVKYSGSSREIAVALARRGDMLVISVTDRGIGIAPAEQAKIFERFHRVSAGLVHDVKGSGLGLSIVRHIVEAHQGRVTVESEPGRGSTFSIHLPLKQPIAGRPETAAPGASPSPGASPGAAEETGLPVRPVA, encoded by the coding sequence ATGCTCAGGGACCTGGCCAGAAAGCACACCCTCGTCCTGGGTTTTCTGGCAGTCCTCCTGCCGCTGCTGGTCCTTCTCGGTCTGCAGCTCGTCTGGCTCGGCCATCTGCGCCGGACCACCGCGCTCGCCCATCAGGCGGCCCTTCACACCTTCGTCGAATCGATCGCCACCGACATCCAGTACTACTACCGCTCGGCCGCCGAGCGCGCCCTCGACGTACCCGCCGCGCTCCTCACGCAGGGGCGCCTCGACCGGATCGCCCATCAGTGGAAGATGAAGCCTCCCGAATGCGCCAAGCGCCTCTTCCTCGTCGATTTCACCCGGGAGCGCTTCGGGAACTTCCTCGTGTTCGATCCCGCGACCCAGTCGCTGAAGACTCCTCCGGCGTCCGATGAATCGATGGCGATCATCCTGGCGGCGACCCCGTGGCAGGTGTTGCGGTTCAAGTGGGCCGGCTCGCAGCCGTCGTCGCTGATGGTGGACGAGCGCGACCCGAACTACCGGATCATCGTCAATCCGATCCTAAACGAGGCTTCCGACGTGGTCGGAGTGGCCGGGATGATCCTCGATGAGGAGTTCTTCCGGAAGAAGCTGCTGCCGTCGCTCGTCCACAAGGCCCTCCCGGCGTTCTTCCCGCAGGCCTCCCCAGAGTACGTGACCGTCACGGTGAAGAACCTCCGCGGAGCGCCCGTCTTCAAGGCGGGCGGCCAGGAGGCGAAGGACGTGGCGGTCAGCGTCCGAATTCCGTTCGTGTTCACCGACTGGACGATGGTCCTGAGCAGCGCGGGCAACACGCCGGAGAAGCTGGCCCGGCGCAGCTTCGCCTTCAATCTCACGCTCGCCGCGCTGCTGGCCGTCGCGCTCCTCGGAGGAGTGCTCTTCTCGCTTCGCGCGGCGAGCCGGGCCATCACGCTCTCCGAGATGAAATCCGATTTCGTCTCCAATGTGTCGCACGAGCTCAGGACCCCGCTCGCCTCCATCCGGGTGTTCGCGGAGCTCCTTCGCCTGGGCCGGGTCCAGTCGCCCGACAAAGTGCGGGAATATGGGGAGTACATCGAGGTGGAGAGCCGGCGGCTCACCGGACTGATCAACAACATCCTCGACTTCGCCCGGATCGAGTCGGGCCGCAAGAGCTACCGGTTCGCGCCCGCCGATCCCGGGGAGGTCCTCGCCGCCGTCCTCAAGAGCTTCGAGATCCGGCTCGCCTCGGCCGGCTTCCGCCTTTCGTTCCAGAAGCCGGTGGAGCCGCTCCCGCCCGCGGCCATGGACGCCGACGCGGTCGCCCAGGCGCTGCACAACCTCCTGGACAACGCCGTGAAGTACTCGGGGAGCTCCCGGGAGATAGCCGTCGCCTTGGCGCGCCGCGGCGACATGCTGGTGATCTCGGTGACCGATCGCGGCATCGGCATCGCCCCGGCCGAGCAGGCGAAAATCTTCGAGAGGTTCCACCGGGTGAGCGCCGGGCTCGTCCACGACGTGAAGGGAAGCGGCCTGGGGCTTTCGATCGTGCGTCACATCGTCGAGGCCCATCAGGGCCGGGTCACCGTCGAGAGCGAGCCGGGAAGGGGAAGCACCTTCTCCATCCACCTTCCCCTGAAGCAACCGATCGCCGGGCGTCCGGAGACTGCCGCACCGGGCGCTTCGCCGTCTCCTGGCGCTTCCCCGGGGGCCGCGGAGGAAACCGGCCTGCCGGTCAGGCCGGTCGCTTGA
- a CDS encoding DEAD/DEAH box helicase: MPFTEFGLHHDLQRGIKELGFTRPTPIQKDAIPPAMEGRDVLACAMTGSGKTAAFLLPILNRLMAKPRRTTRALILTPTRELAAQIGEHLDELAVHTPLTGAAVYGGVGMGPQEHAFRSGVDVIVATPGRLLDHFRFPYAKLAGLEVLVLDEADRMLDMGFLPDIRRVLRHLPPRSQTLFFSATLPAPIVGLSREMLKNPVMINLERKSAPAVGITHAVYPVPQHLKSSLLLELLKRGEIRSVIAFTRTKHRANRLADFLVRQGVSAARIHGNRSQSQRREALAGFKDGKYRLLVATDIAARGIDVEALSHVVNFDVPGQPEDYIHRVGRTARAEAVGEAYTFVSQEEEPELRAIERAVGKQLPRVTLPGFDYSRKAAEQLEIPLRDRLAAMRAQRGRQSVRSPGRPAGPSARRSWGATRHSRSQRSR; this comes from the coding sequence ATGCCCTTCACAGAATTCGGTCTGCACCACGATCTCCAGCGGGGAATCAAGGAGCTCGGCTTCACCCGCCCCACCCCCATTCAGAAAGACGCGATCCCTCCGGCCATGGAGGGGCGCGACGTCCTGGCGTGCGCCATGACGGGAAGCGGCAAGACCGCGGCGTTTCTGCTCCCGATCCTCAACCGTCTCATGGCGAAGCCGCGCCGGACCACCCGCGCCCTGATCCTCACGCCGACGCGCGAGCTGGCGGCGCAGATCGGGGAGCACCTCGACGAGCTGGCGGTGCACACGCCGCTCACCGGCGCGGCGGTGTACGGGGGAGTGGGCATGGGGCCCCAGGAGCACGCGTTTCGCAGCGGCGTCGACGTGATTGTCGCGACCCCGGGCCGGCTGCTCGATCACTTCCGGTTTCCCTACGCGAAGCTGGCGGGCCTCGAGGTCCTGGTTCTGGACGAAGCCGATCGGATGCTCGACATGGGTTTTCTGCCGGACATCCGGCGCGTCCTGCGCCACCTTCCACCGAGGAGTCAGACGCTGTTCTTCTCGGCGACGCTTCCGGCTCCGATCGTGGGGCTGTCGCGGGAGATGCTCAAGAACCCGGTCATGATCAACCTGGAACGCAAGTCGGCGCCCGCGGTGGGGATCACCCACGCCGTCTATCCCGTGCCGCAGCATCTCAAGTCCTCGTTGCTGCTGGAGCTTCTCAAGCGCGGCGAGATCCGCAGCGTGATCGCCTTCACCCGCACCAAGCACCGGGCGAACCGCCTGGCCGACTTTCTCGTCCGGCAGGGGGTCTCGGCGGCGAGAATCCACGGCAACCGCTCCCAGTCGCAACGCCGGGAAGCGCTGGCCGGATTCAAGGACGGGAAGTACCGGCTGCTGGTCGCGACCGACATCGCGGCGCGGGGGATCGACGTCGAGGCTCTCAGTCACGTGGTGAATTTCGACGTGCCTGGCCAGCCGGAGGATTACATTCACCGCGTCGGGCGCACGGCGCGGGCCGAGGCGGTGGGCGAAGCCTACACCTTTGTCTCGCAGGAAGAGGAGCCCGAGCTGCGGGCCATCGAGCGGGCCGTCGGCAAGCAGCTCCCCCGGGTCACGCTTCCCGGCTTCGATTATTCCCGGAAGGCCGCGGAGCAGCTGGAGATTCCTCTGCGCGATCGCCTGGCGGCGATGCGCGCCCAGCGAGGCCGGCAATCGGTCCGCTCGCCCGGGCGTCCCGCCGGGCCCTCGGCGCGGCGATCCTGGGGCGCCACGCGGCATTCCCGGAGCCAGCGAAGCCGCTAG